One Anaerolineales bacterium genomic window, ATCGATAATCCCTGCCCCCTTTCGGTCTTCGGGCGTCAGCACCAATCCGCGGGTGATCGAGGCGAATGGGGAGAACCTGGTCACCACCTTCCCCTCGACCTCCATCGAGCCGCTGTCGGGCGACTCCAGCCCGTACAGCAGCCCGGCGGCCTCCGTCCGGCCCGACCCGACCAGGCCCGCAAGGCCCAGGACCTCGCCCGGGTACAGTGTCAGGTCAAAGGGATAGACGTCGCCGCTCAAGCCCAGGTCGCGGGTCGTAACGATGGGCTGGGCTCCGATCTGTTCTCCGGTGGCGGCTTTGATCTTCGAGATCTCGGAGAACTCGGTGATTGTCCTGCCGATCATCTTCTCGACCAGCTCCATTTTCGGCAGGGACTCCGTTTCGTACGTGCCGACCAGCCTTCCATTGCGGATCACTGTGACGCGATCCGAGATTCGGTAGGCCTGGTCGATGAAATGCGTGATGAATGTGATTCCGACCAGCTTGCCCTGGAGCCGTCGCATCACCTCGAACAACTGCTCAGTCTCGTGCGATGACAGGCTGGAGGTTGGCTCGTCCAGGATCAACACCTTCGCCGACTCGATCTCGAGAGCGCGAGCGATGGCGACCATCTGCTGGATGGCGACGGAGTAGTCCCCAAGGGTGCGGGTCACGTCGATGTCCATCCCGAGGACCCGGAGGAGGATCTCCCTGGCCTCGCGGTTCATCCTCTTCCAGTCGATCGCTCCGAATCGCATCGGCTGGCGACCGATGAGGATGTTCTCCGCCACCGTCAGGTTGGGGCACAGGTTGATTTCCTGGTAGACCGTGCTGA contains:
- a CDS encoding sugar ABC transporter ATP-binding protein, with protein sequence MPQRDPSSLLVSMQRISKSFPGVQALIEVDFDLHAGEIHALMGGNGAGKSTLIKILTGVEKPDSGRILLEGKEVVVRSPQHAQTLGISTVYQEINLCPNLTVAENILIGRQPMRFGAIDWKRMNREAREILLRVLGMDIDVTRTLGDYSVAIQQMVAIARALEIESAKVLILDEPTSSLSSHETEQLFEVMRRLQGKLVGITFITHFIDQAYRISDRVTVIRNGRLVGTYETESLPKMELVEKMIGRTITEFSEISKIKAATGEQIGAQPIVTTRDLGLSGDVYPFDLTLYPGEVLGLAGLVGSGRTEAAGLLYGLESPDSGSMEVEGKVVTRFSPFASITRGLVLTPEDRKGAGIIDHLSVRENIILALQVGQGWFRFLRRQQQDEIAERYVELLGIATPSLDAPVKNLSGGNQQKVILARWLAMNPRVLILDEPTRGIDVGTKAEIQKLVLSL